From Vibrio artabrorum, a single genomic window includes:
- a CDS encoding beta-ketoacyl-ACP synthase, translating into MTRRVVVTGMSGVTAFGNDWQQIEPKLKACENATQYMPNFEQYDGLNTKLAAPINDFQLPKHYKRKQVRGMGRVSRLATVATENALEQAGLIGHDVLTNGETGIAYGSSTGSTDAIGAFGVMLNDKSTRAITATTYVQMMPHTAAVNVGLFFGLRGRVIPTSSACTSGSQAIGYAYEAIKHGYQTVMVAGGGEELCPTESAVFDTLFATSLKNDTPKKSPSPYDRDRDGLVIGEGAGTLILEEYEHAVARGAKIYAEIIGFASNCDAAHVTQPQMETMQICMEKALKDAQLPAEKIGYVSAHGTATEKGDIAESNATANIFGEVPISSLKSYFGHTLGACGAIEAWLSLEMMHSGWFSPTLNLENIDEQCGKLDYITGLGRELDVNYLMSNNFAFGGINTSIIFKKI; encoded by the coding sequence ATGACCCGCCGCGTCGTTGTAACGGGCATGTCTGGTGTTACTGCCTTTGGTAATGACTGGCAGCAGATCGAGCCGAAACTAAAAGCCTGTGAAAACGCCACCCAATATATGCCAAACTTTGAGCAGTACGATGGTCTCAACACTAAGCTTGCCGCGCCAATTAATGACTTCCAGCTGCCAAAACACTATAAGCGTAAACAAGTGCGTGGCATGGGCCGTGTATCACGCCTAGCAACGGTTGCTACTGAGAATGCATTAGAGCAAGCCGGCTTAATTGGTCACGATGTGTTGACCAATGGTGAGACGGGTATCGCTTACGGTTCTTCAACCGGCAGTACCGACGCCATTGGTGCGTTTGGCGTGATGCTGAACGATAAGTCGACACGAGCGATCACAGCAACCACTTACGTTCAAATGATGCCACACACCGCTGCGGTAAACGTGGGTCTCTTCTTCGGTCTGCGCGGCCGCGTGATTCCCACCAGCAGTGCGTGTACTTCAGGAAGCCAGGCGATTGGTTATGCCTATGAAGCCATTAAGCACGGCTACCAAACCGTGATGGTGGCTGGTGGTGGTGAAGAGCTATGCCCAACTGAATCTGCCGTTTTCGATACCCTTTTTGCGACCAGTTTAAAAAACGACACACCAAAGAAGTCTCCAAGTCCATATGATCGTGATCGCGACGGCCTTGTTATTGGTGAGGGTGCAGGCACGCTGATACTTGAAGAGTATGAACATGCTGTCGCTCGTGGTGCAAAGATCTACGCAGAAATCATTGGTTTTGCTAGCAACTGCGATGCTGCTCATGTAACCCAACCGCAAATGGAAACCATGCAAATTTGTATGGAGAAAGCGCTGAAAGACGCACAGCTTCCAGCTGAGAAGATTGGCTATGTTTCTGCGCACGGCACGGCAACCGAAAAAGGCGATATTGCAGAGAGTAATGCGACGGCCAATATTTTCGGTGAAGTGCCGATCAGCTCATTGAAAAGCTACTTTGGTCATACGCTTGGCGCGTGTGGTGCCATTGAAGCTTGGTTAAGTTTAGAGATGATGCACAGCGGTTGGTTCAGTCCAACCTTAAACCTTGAGAACATCGATGAACAGTGTGGCAAGCTTGACTACATTACAGGCTTAGGCCGCGAATTGGATGTTAACTATCTGATGAGCAACAACTTTGCCTTTGGCGGCATCAACACTTCTATCATCTTCAAAAAAATCTAA
- a CDS encoding 3-ketoacyl-ACP reductase FabG2, with protein MTRQVLVTGASKGIGKAIAIQLANDGFEIAVHYMSDKQGAEETLQSITELGGSGRLIQFDISNRSECREKLESDIAEHGAYYGVVNNAGITRDTAFPAMTEEEWDGVIHTNLDSFYNVLHPCVMPMVQKRKGGRIVTLASVSGIMGNRGQTNYAAAKAGVIGATKSLALELAKRKITVNCVAPGLIDTGMVDEHVKDHALPQVPLRRMGESEEVAGLVSYLMSDIAGYVTRQVISVNGGLV; from the coding sequence ATGACTCGTCAGGTTTTAGTCACTGGTGCCAGCAAAGGCATTGGTAAAGCGATCGCTATTCAACTCGCGAACGACGGATTTGAAATCGCCGTTCATTACATGAGTGACAAGCAAGGTGCAGAAGAGACGCTGCAGTCGATCACCGAACTGGGTGGATCAGGTCGTCTTATCCAATTTGATATCAGCAACCGCAGCGAGTGTCGCGAAAAGCTTGAGTCTGATATCGCTGAACACGGCGCTTACTATGGTGTAGTGAACAACGCGGGCATTACTCGTGACACGGCATTTCCTGCGATGACTGAAGAAGAGTGGGACGGCGTGATTCACACCAACCTCGACAGCTTCTACAATGTGCTCCACCCGTGTGTGATGCCTATGGTTCAAAAACGCAAAGGCGGTCGTATTGTCACTCTAGCGTCGGTATCTGGCATCATGGGTAACCGCGGTCAAACTAACTATGCGGCGGCAAAAGCCGGTGTAATTGGCGCGACTAAGTCTTTGGCTTTAGAGCTCGCAAAACGCAAAATCACCGTTAACTGCGTGGCTCCTGGCTTAATCGATACCGGTATGGTTGACGAACACGTGAAAGATCATGCTCTTCCTCAAGTACCACTGCGCCGAATGGGCGAGTCAGAAGAAGTCGCAGGCCTAGTGAGCTACTTAATGTCTGATATTGCAGGTTACGTCACTCGCCAAGTCATATCCGTTAATGGAGGCTTAGTATGA
- a CDS encoding hotdog family protein, producing MTDIPSVEQLLPHDEPMILIDRAISVEPLSIHCQVDIGAHNLFFNAESQTVPAYVGIEFMAQSVAAWSGYHALKNDTTPPIGFLLGSRRYKSLCDEFTQGQTLDIYAEQLMEDNGMAVFTARVEDQGELVAQCQLNVYVPTEQKLQEMKTRSPS from the coding sequence ATGACTGATATCCCTTCTGTAGAGCAACTCCTCCCTCACGATGAACCGATGATATTAATCGATCGTGCAATCAGCGTAGAGCCGTTGTCGATCCACTGCCAAGTCGATATTGGTGCTCATAATCTGTTCTTTAATGCCGAATCACAAACGGTCCCAGCTTATGTTGGTATCGAGTTTATGGCACAGTCTGTTGCTGCGTGGTCTGGATACCATGCACTGAAAAATGACACCACTCCACCCATCGGTTTCTTACTCGGTTCTCGTCGCTACAAGTCACTGTGTGATGAATTTACTCAAGGTCAGACCCTTGATATCTATGCCGAGCAACTAATGGAAGACAATGGCATGGCCGTGTTCACTGCCAGAGTTGAAGACCAAGGTGAGCTAGTGGCTCAATGCCAACTCAACGTCTACGTACCAACCGAACAAAAATTACAAGAAATGAAAACTAGGAGCCCATCATGA
- a CDS encoding beta-ketoacyl-[acyl-carrier-protein] synthase family protein, which produces MPIYIQDCGFHSALGSSIADIHGCLKNECKSNMVKVENMLNDGKQTVVGKISEKLPQIPSNQAQYASRNNQLALSALNQIKDSIEQAKTQFGADRIAVVIGTSTSGISDGEAAFKNKLTHNTFPEDYHYFKQELGNTSEFISQHCSLTGPSYVISTACSSSGRAFLTAQRLLDSGMVEAVLVGGVDTLCKLTLNGFHGLEALSTTDCKPFSATRDGINIGEAAAFMLLSKTKLMGGSSPQNTANIALLGCGDSSDAHHISAPHPEGNGAEQAMRKALDSAQLQAEDIGYINAHGTATPLNDSMESKAIHRIFANKVPVSSTKPLTGHTLGAASAIEAAIAWHILKYDLPLPLQKCQDKAEDIEIDLVNCTQKLKVKNILSNSFAFGGNNISLIFGVVND; this is translated from the coding sequence ATGCCTATTTACATCCAAGACTGTGGTTTCCATTCAGCATTAGGCTCAAGCATCGCTGATATTCATGGTTGCCTCAAAAATGAGTGCAAATCCAACATGGTTAAAGTGGAGAATATGCTCAACGATGGTAAGCAAACTGTCGTGGGCAAAATATCAGAAAAACTGCCCCAAATACCATCAAACCAAGCTCAATACGCCTCTCGTAACAACCAGCTCGCACTATCGGCTCTCAATCAAATCAAAGATTCTATCGAGCAAGCGAAAACGCAATTTGGTGCGGATAGAATTGCTGTGGTTATTGGTACTAGCACATCAGGGATCTCCGATGGCGAAGCGGCTTTCAAAAACAAACTGACGCACAACACATTTCCTGAGGATTACCATTATTTTAAGCAAGAGTTGGGGAATACCTCGGAGTTCATCAGCCAACACTGTTCATTAACCGGCCCAAGTTACGTTATTTCAACGGCTTGCTCATCGAGTGGTCGGGCATTTCTTACCGCACAGCGCTTGTTAGATTCTGGGATGGTTGAGGCTGTCTTAGTGGGTGGGGTCGATACCTTATGTAAACTAACACTCAATGGTTTTCATGGTCTTGAAGCACTATCAACGACCGATTGTAAGCCTTTTAGCGCAACTAGGGACGGCATCAACATCGGTGAAGCCGCCGCATTTATGTTGCTCAGTAAAACAAAGCTGATGGGGGGGAGTTCTCCCCAAAACACAGCGAACATCGCTTTACTTGGATGCGGTGATAGCTCCGATGCACACCACATTTCAGCACCTCACCCTGAAGGAAACGGCGCCGAGCAAGCAATGAGAAAAGCATTAGATTCAGCGCAGTTACAAGCAGAAGACATTGGGTACATCAATGCCCATGGCACCGCAACGCCACTCAATGATTCTATGGAAAGCAAAGCCATTCATCGTATTTTTGCAAACAAGGTTCCCGTCAGCTCCACCAAGCCGCTTACCGGGCATACTCTTGGAGCCGCCAGTGCGATAGAAGCCGCCATTGCATGGCATATTTTAAAGTATGACTTACCGCTTCCCTTACAAAAATGTCAGGATAAAGCTGAAGATATTGAGATTGATTTGGTAAACTGTACCCAGAAACTTAAAGTAAAGAACATCTTAAGCAACTCGTTTGCTTTTGGTGGTAACAACATTAGCCTGATTTTTGGTGTCGTAAATGACTGA
- a CDS encoding DUF3261 domain-containing protein codes for MIKILKITFAMVVGLVLSACSMTSQQPTGASVFINDDIQLALPQPDQLGYSLIASQLISATWQNDTQQLPVQVEITEGKVVLAGFSSWGTRILSLQYQNQQIDTQILSGLGAALPQPEQVLFNLMLTLWPAEAWAKPLQNIGWHLVDTQTTRTVFDDNQQAIIRIDYQATTGEPKVSGDIIFKHLLQGYTITIQTLNSTITDNPSKS; via the coding sequence ATGATAAAGATACTGAAGATAACATTCGCCATGGTCGTAGGGCTTGTACTCAGTGCTTGTTCGATGACCTCTCAGCAACCAACGGGGGCAAGTGTGTTCATCAATGATGATATCCAATTAGCACTTCCGCAGCCGGATCAGCTCGGATACTCCCTCATCGCTAGCCAGCTCATCAGTGCTACGTGGCAAAACGATACACAACAGCTACCTGTTCAAGTTGAAATTACAGAAGGGAAAGTCGTTTTGGCTGGTTTTTCTTCTTGGGGAACTCGTATCCTGTCGCTGCAATATCAAAATCAACAAATTGATACTCAGATTTTATCTGGGCTTGGGGCGGCTTTGCCACAACCGGAACAGGTGCTATTTAATTTAATGTTGACCCTATGGCCCGCTGAAGCTTGGGCAAAACCATTGCAAAACATCGGTTGGCATTTAGTCGATACTCAGACAACAAGAACCGTGTTTGACGACAACCAACAAGCCATTATTCGAATTGATTATCAAGCAACCACTGGAGAACCCAAAGTATCGGGAGACATTATTTTCAAACACTTACTCCAAGGTTACACCATCACCATTCAAACGTTGAACTCAACGATTACTGACAACCCAAGTAAGAGCTGA
- a CDS encoding MMPL family transporter has translation MLKRNNSNSSLALVWLVVVMLFSGLLVKQFAFSSSVPIESNIMKLLPENQQDPMVEQAFQQISNSMSEQVVFVLSSSDINNTIAATKAFENSLNQNPSSGKPTLFQHVQGKINASTQSQWSHFYFRHRAQLLTQSQQETLTHSPESRAQHVIQSLYNPFSGVTAAELTHDPFLLFRDYISAVGTRSSNFGIKDGYLTAQSKGQSHILVTATLAGSPYSLALQEQLPALDDLERGIEKQFNVKIQHTGVVFYANYGTQSAKSEISTIGLGSLAGVILLVWLTFRSALPLTLSLLSISTGLLVALVSTVAIFGKIHLFSLVFGASLIGVSIDYSFHFLTDRLAAGNQWQSDKGLKHIFVAITLGLLTSLIGYLGLLVAPFPGLQQLALFSSIGLIAAYASVVCWYPILAAKPSQDRPLPFATLWLTWLNLWSQPKFRIGLPLVVTILSVASLSLVRYDDDIRQLQAMPEHLKQQEQAIAELSGLGNAQNMLLITAKNNQALLEKLTLISTELDALVDRQGISGYRSINQHLPSKQEQYNNYQLVKQLYANQSTQLQTTLGWPSFPELPKYQPITLNEFLASPVSEPVRPLWLTPINGQAASVILIKDVTNSDQFSQWLNSSFAQQQGVRFLNKADEISSLFAEYRVKITELLLIAFAVIGMVLGWRYGVKQSLLMLLPSLIAGVAGLAVTGILGSTLNLFNLLGLILILGIGIDYTLFFAEQKKSLSTLLAITLSGLTTLLSFGLLSLSQTHAIHSFGITVLTGIFVAWLLSPLALNTNHAIERQTSRETSR, from the coding sequence ATGCTGAAGCGCAACAATTCCAACTCTAGCCTTGCCCTTGTTTGGCTTGTGGTTGTCATGCTATTTAGCGGATTATTGGTCAAACAGTTCGCTTTTTCTTCCTCAGTACCGATTGAAAGCAACATTATGAAATTGCTGCCAGAAAATCAGCAAGATCCGATGGTAGAGCAAGCCTTTCAACAGATTTCCAACTCAATGAGCGAGCAAGTGGTGTTTGTCTTGAGCAGTTCTGACATCAACAACACCATAGCGGCGACCAAAGCCTTTGAGAACTCGCTCAATCAAAATCCTTCTTCAGGAAAGCCTACGCTGTTTCAACATGTTCAAGGCAAGATCAACGCCAGCACACAAAGCCAATGGAGTCACTTCTATTTTCGTCACCGAGCTCAACTGTTAACCCAATCTCAACAAGAGACTCTCACTCACTCACCAGAGTCACGAGCTCAACATGTGATTCAGTCATTGTACAATCCATTTTCAGGCGTTACGGCAGCGGAGCTGACCCATGACCCATTTTTATTGTTTCGCGACTACATCAGTGCAGTTGGCACCCGTTCGAGCAACTTTGGGATTAAAGATGGCTACCTAACGGCGCAGTCAAAAGGCCAGTCACACATTCTGGTTACCGCAACGTTAGCAGGCTCTCCCTACAGCTTGGCCCTTCAAGAACAACTGCCCGCGCTCGACGATTTAGAGCGAGGCATCGAGAAGCAATTTAACGTCAAAATTCAACATACTGGTGTGGTTTTTTACGCCAATTATGGAACTCAAAGCGCGAAATCAGAAATCAGCACTATCGGCTTAGGTTCACTGGCTGGTGTTATTTTATTAGTGTGGTTAACGTTTCGTAGTGCCCTTCCACTGACTTTATCTTTGCTTTCAATCAGTACGGGGTTATTAGTCGCCTTGGTAAGCACCGTCGCTATCTTCGGCAAGATTCATCTGTTCAGCTTAGTGTTCGGAGCAAGCTTGATAGGCGTATCCATCGATTACTCTTTTCACTTTTTAACCGACCGTTTGGCGGCGGGTAATCAATGGCAAAGTGACAAAGGTCTAAAGCATATCTTCGTCGCCATCACATTGGGCCTACTCACCAGCTTAATCGGCTATTTAGGCTTGCTGGTTGCACCTTTTCCCGGCTTACAGCAACTGGCTTTATTTTCGTCGATTGGCCTTATCGCCGCTTACGCCAGTGTGGTGTGTTGGTACCCTATTTTAGCCGCGAAACCAAGCCAAGATCGCCCGCTTCCCTTTGCGACACTTTGGCTAACTTGGCTCAATTTATGGAGCCAACCTAAGTTCAGAATCGGCTTACCATTGGTCGTCACGATCTTAAGCGTGGCATCGCTCAGCCTCGTTCGCTACGACGATGACATTCGACAATTGCAGGCAATGCCTGAACACCTAAAACAACAAGAACAAGCCATCGCCGAACTCTCAGGCTTAGGCAATGCGCAAAATATGTTACTGATCACGGCCAAAAATAATCAGGCGTTACTCGAAAAATTAACCCTGATCAGTACTGAATTAGATGCGTTAGTCGATCGACAAGGCATCTCTGGGTATCGCAGCATCAATCAACACCTACCCAGCAAACAAGAGCAATACAATAACTATCAATTGGTTAAGCAACTTTATGCCAACCAAAGCACCCAATTACAAACAACACTGGGTTGGCCGAGCTTCCCCGAGCTACCAAAATATCAACCGATCACCCTGAATGAGTTTTTGGCATCTCCGGTGTCAGAGCCGGTTCGACCACTGTGGCTGACCCCGATCAATGGGCAAGCGGCATCCGTTATTTTAATTAAAGACGTCACAAACTCAGATCAATTCTCGCAATGGCTGAATTCAAGCTTCGCCCAGCAGCAAGGTGTTCGATTCCTCAACAAAGCCGATGAAATCTCATCCCTTTTTGCTGAGTACCGCGTCAAAATCACCGAGTTATTATTAATCGCATTTGCGGTCATTGGCATGGTTTTAGGTTGGCGTTACGGAGTTAAGCAAAGTCTGCTGATGCTTTTACCGTCATTGATTGCTGGAGTGGCAGGTTTAGCGGTGACCGGTATTTTAGGTTCGACACTGAACCTATTTAACTTGCTTGGTCTGATCCTGATTTTAGGGATTGGCATTGACTACACTCTGTTCTTTGCAGAGCAGAAGAAGTCATTAAGTACCTTATTAGCGATCACCTTATCTGGCCTCACAACGCTGCTTTCATTTGGCTTATTGTCACTGAGTCAGACTCACGCCATTCACAGTTTCGGTATTACCGTCCTGACGGGTATTTTTGTGGCATGGCTGCTTTCGCCACTCGCACTCAACACCAACCATGCCATAGAAAGGCAAACCTCTCGTGAGACTTCTCGATGA
- a CDS encoding LolA family protein, which translates to MSLFKHGRKQISIALLGLASIMASNFAIATENTSAVGSLSELQTVLSANSMVRGSFTQTRNMDMFAQPLISQGSFLLDKSNGLLWTQVTPFPVSLVLTNNKLSQKFADQPAKIITDKENPMAFYFSHVFLSVFHGDTKKLQEQFSLSFEPTTQQSSTANVDNTLWKLTLTPKSAPMNAVFEAITLQGKHDIERIELKEIRGDSTVIEFSQLSHQPERLSDAEAQQFQL; encoded by the coding sequence ATGAGTCTGTTTAAACATGGACGTAAGCAAATCAGCATTGCGCTACTAGGGCTTGCCTCAATAATGGCGAGTAACTTTGCCATCGCGACTGAAAATACAAGTGCCGTCGGTTCTCTTTCAGAACTGCAAACCGTACTCAGCGCAAACAGCATGGTTCGGGGTAGTTTTACTCAAACACGCAATATGGACATGTTCGCTCAGCCGCTGATATCACAAGGTTCATTCCTATTAGATAAATCGAACGGCTTGCTCTGGACACAAGTCACCCCCTTTCCTGTGAGCTTGGTGCTGACCAATAACAAACTGAGCCAAAAGTTTGCCGATCAACCCGCTAAAATCATCACAGATAAAGAAAACCCGATGGCATTTTATTTCAGCCATGTCTTCTTATCCGTGTTCCACGGTGATACCAAAAAGCTTCAAGAGCAATTTTCACTGTCATTTGAGCCAACAACTCAGCAAAGCTCTACTGCTAATGTAGATAACACGCTATGGAAACTGACCCTAACGCCTAAAAGTGCACCGATGAATGCCGTGTTCGAAGCCATCACACTACAAGGCAAGCATGATATCGAACGTATTGAGTTAAAAGAGATTCGTGGAGACAGCACGGTGATCGAATTTAGTCAGTTAAGCCATCAACCGGAAAGACTATCAGATGCTGAAGCGCAACAATTCCAACTCTAG
- a CDS encoding acyl-CoA thioesterase, which translates to MSEILHPLQSEVTLVTSFQDADPMGVIYHGNYFRFFEEVRSIMMNKIKYNYHEMKDSGYMWPIIDTRVKYIKAIPFNHQIKVSAKLTEWENRLRVDYEIHDANTGARMTRAHTIQVAVTIEEQEMRFASPKVFTNKVEHWHQFGCLSQPAEHQSQVSHTQQQVKHESV; encoded by the coding sequence ATGTCAGAGATCCTTCATCCATTACAATCTGAGGTGACTTTAGTCACCTCATTCCAAGATGCCGACCCTATGGGCGTGATCTATCATGGCAACTACTTTCGTTTTTTTGAAGAAGTCAGGAGCATCATGATGAATAAGATTAAGTACAACTATCATGAGATGAAGGATTCTGGCTACATGTGGCCGATCATCGATACACGTGTAAAATACATTAAGGCGATACCGTTTAATCATCAGATCAAGGTATCAGCTAAGTTGACCGAATGGGAAAACCGCTTGCGCGTTGACTACGAGATCCACGATGCAAACACAGGTGCGCGGATGACACGTGCTCACACCATACAGGTGGCGGTAACCATCGAAGAGCAAGAAATGCGCTTCGCTTCGCCAAAAGTGTTTACCAATAAAGTCGAGCACTGGCACCAGTTTGGTTGCTTGTCCCAACCGGCAGAGCATCAATCGCAGGTATCTCACACACAGCAGCAGGTGAAACATGAGTCTGTTTAA
- a CDS encoding HAL/PAL/TAL family ammonia-lyase, with translation MTKKNPNSITFGAERLTIEDVVAISQGAKASMNTCDKFTSKIDRGVAFLERLLKEEGVIYGVTTGYGDSCTVAIPPNLVDELPLHLTRFHGCGLGEILSHEQARAVLATRLCSLSQGVSGVTHDLLNQIVTLINQDISPRIPQEGSVGASGDLTPLSYLAAALIGERDVIYKGEVRPTSDVYKELGIRPIKLKPKEGLALMNGTSVMTALACIAYKRAEYLAQLSTKITAMVSVGMQGNDFHFDEALFAVKPHPGQQQIASWLRDDLQADRPPRNSDRLQDRYSLRCAPHVIGVVQDALPWLRQMIENELNSANDNPIIDGDNERILHGGHFYGGHIAMAMDTLKTAVANLADLLDRQMAQLMDYKFNNGLPFNLTGAEGERKPINHGFKAVQIGVSAWTAEALKHTMPASVFSRSTECHNQDKVSMGTIAARDCLRVLELTEQVAAASLLAGTQALELRKRQNELDERHMSKNLKHIRDEVLKEFEFIVEDRPLEDDLRHFIARIQSQHWPLYS, from the coding sequence ATGACGAAAAAGAATCCAAATAGCATCACCTTTGGTGCAGAACGTCTCACTATTGAAGATGTTGTCGCTATCTCTCAAGGCGCAAAAGCCTCGATGAATACCTGCGACAAATTTACCTCTAAAATCGACCGCGGTGTCGCGTTTCTAGAGCGCTTACTAAAAGAAGAAGGCGTGATCTATGGGGTCACAACAGGCTATGGAGACTCATGTACTGTTGCCATTCCACCCAACCTTGTTGATGAATTACCACTGCATCTCACGCGCTTTCACGGTTGTGGTTTAGGTGAAATCCTGTCTCACGAACAAGCTCGAGCAGTACTTGCAACGCGACTTTGTTCATTATCACAAGGGGTATCCGGTGTTACTCACGATCTACTGAATCAAATCGTCACGCTAATCAATCAAGATATCTCTCCACGTATCCCTCAAGAAGGATCGGTGGGGGCCAGTGGCGACCTAACACCTTTATCTTATCTGGCAGCGGCCCTGATTGGTGAGCGCGATGTTATTTATAAAGGCGAAGTTCGCCCAACCAGTGACGTCTATAAAGAGCTCGGCATTCGCCCTATCAAGCTCAAGCCTAAAGAAGGCTTAGCACTGATGAACGGTACATCAGTGATGACCGCTCTCGCTTGTATCGCCTACAAACGTGCAGAATACCTAGCTCAACTGTCGACAAAAATCACGGCGATGGTGTCAGTGGGTATGCAGGGTAATGACTTCCACTTCGATGAAGCTCTATTCGCAGTGAAACCTCACCCTGGCCAACAACAAATTGCATCGTGGCTGCGCGACGACCTTCAAGCTGATCGCCCGCCACGTAATAGTGACCGTCTACAAGATCGTTACTCGCTACGTTGTGCTCCGCATGTGATCGGTGTTGTCCAAGACGCTCTACCTTGGCTACGTCAAATGATCGAGAATGAACTCAACAGTGCCAACGACAACCCAATCATCGACGGTGATAATGAGCGCATACTGCACGGTGGGCACTTCTATGGTGGGCATATTGCAATGGCAATGGACACGCTAAAAACAGCAGTCGCCAACCTTGCCGACCTACTTGACCGCCAAATGGCGCAGTTGATGGATTACAAGTTCAATAATGGTTTGCCATTCAACCTAACCGGTGCAGAAGGCGAACGCAAACCAATTAACCACGGCTTCAAAGCGGTACAGATTGGCGTGTCAGCTTGGACAGCTGAAGCATTGAAACACACTATGCCAGCAAGTGTGTTCTCTCGTTCAACTGAGTGTCACAACCAAGATAAAGTTAGCATGGGAACCATTGCCGCTCGTGATTGCTTACGTGTTCTTGAACTGACCGAGCAAGTTGCCGCTGCATCACTTCTGGCTGGTACACAAGCGCTTGAGCTTCGTAAACGCCAAAATGAGTTGGATGAGCGCCATATGAGTAAAAACCTAAAGCACATTCGCGACGAAGTATTGAAAGAGTTTGAGTTTATTGTCGAGGATCGTCCGCTTGAAGACGATCTACGCCACTTCATTGCTCGTATTCAAAGTCAGCATTGGCCACTTTACTCATAG